One window from the genome of Betaproteobacteria bacterium encodes:
- a CDS encoding FAD-dependent oxidoreductase produces MKPTDIGVPDYFHKVVDCQWACPAHTPVPEYIRLIAQGRYSDAYMVNWQSNVFPGILGRTCDRPCEPACRRGRVEENQGEKPEPVAICRLKRVAADYKGDIRERLPKAAAKKNGKRVACVGGGPASLTVARDLAPHGYHVTVFEADPRAGGMIRTQIPKFRLPESVIDEEVGYILDLDVDFRPNHRVESLRELLGHGYDAVFVGSGAPRGRDLDIPGRSEAAKHIHVGIEWLASVSFGHIDRVGKRVIVLGGGNTAMDCCRSARRMGGEDVKVIVRSGFEEMKASPWEKEDAVHEGIPILNCLVPKAFVHSEGRLTGMTFEKVRAVRDDQGRRSLVPTGEPDQHFECDEVLVAVGQENAFPWIERDIGIEFDAWGMPVLDPATLQSTRPEVFFGGDAALGPKNIIWAVAHGHDAAISIDKYCQGEDVKVRPAPLTNLVSQKMGIHEWIYDNQIVTDARSRVPLKELTIALKDIRQEVELGFDPELAWKEAQRCLNCDVQTVFAPRLCIECDACVDICPMDCITFTADGEEAEVRVRLSAPARNPSQDLYVGAGLKTGRIMAKDEDVCLHCGLCAERCPTGAWDMQKFLLEMTHAGPGCRQGGGARRLAA; encoded by the coding sequence TTGAAGCCGACCGACATCGGAGTTCCCGATTATTTCCACAAGGTCGTGGACTGCCAATGGGCATGTCCCGCCCACACCCCGGTACCGGAGTACATCCGTCTCATCGCGCAAGGGCGCTATTCCGACGCCTACATGGTCAACTGGCAGTCCAACGTGTTTCCCGGCATCCTCGGGCGGACCTGCGACCGTCCCTGCGAGCCCGCCTGCCGGCGCGGCCGGGTCGAGGAAAACCAGGGCGAAAAGCCCGAGCCGGTGGCGATCTGCCGTCTCAAGCGCGTCGCGGCCGACTACAAGGGCGATATCCGCGAAAGACTCCCCAAGGCCGCGGCCAAGAAGAACGGCAAGCGCGTGGCCTGCGTGGGGGGCGGCCCCGCGTCCCTCACCGTGGCGCGCGACCTCGCGCCGCACGGCTATCACGTGACCGTCTTCGAGGCGGATCCGCGCGCCGGGGGCATGATCCGCACCCAGATCCCGAAATTCCGCCTGCCGGAGAGCGTCATCGACGAGGAGGTCGGCTACATCCTCGACCTCGACGTGGACTTCCGCCCCAACCACCGCGTCGAGTCCCTCCGGGAGCTGCTCGGCCACGGCTACGACGCCGTCTTCGTCGGCTCGGGCGCTCCGCGCGGCCGTGACCTGGACATCCCCGGGCGGTCGGAGGCCGCCAAGCACATCCACGTGGGCATCGAATGGCTGGCGTCCGTCTCCTTCGGCCACATCGACCGGGTGGGCAAGCGGGTGATCGTCCTGGGCGGGGGCAACACCGCCATGGATTGCTGCCGTTCCGCCCGGCGCATGGGCGGCGAGGACGTCAAGGTAATCGTGCGTTCCGGGTTCGAGGAGATGAAGGCGAGCCCCTGGGAGAAGGAGGACGCGGTTCACGAGGGGATCCCGATCCTCAACTGCCTCGTGCCCAAGGCGTTCGTGCACTCGGAGGGCCGCCTCACCGGCATGACCTTCGAGAAGGTCCGGGCCGTCCGCGACGACCAGGGACGGCGCAGCCTGGTTCCGACGGGCGAGCCGGACCAGCATTTCGAATGCGACGAGGTGCTGGTTGCCGTCGGCCAGGAGAATGCCTTTCCGTGGATCGAGCGCGACATCGGGATCGAATTCGACGCTTGGGGAATGCCCGTCCTGGATCCGGCGACGCTGCAGTCCACCCGGCCGGAAGTCTTCTTCGGCGGGGACGCCGCCCTGGGCCCGAAGAACATCATCTGGGCGGTCGCCCATGGCCACGACGCGGCCATCTCGATCGACAAGTACTGCCAGGGCGAGGACGTCAAGGTCCGGCCGGCGCCCCTCACCAACCTCGTGTCCCAGAAGATGGGCATCCACGAGTGGATCTACGACAACCAGATCGTCACCGACGCGAGGAGCCGCGTTCCGCTCAAGGAACTCACCATCGCGCTGAAGGACATCCGCCAGGAGGTCGAGCTCGGCTTCGACCCGGAACTCGCCTGGAAGGAGGCGCAGCGCTGCCTCAATTGCGACGTGCAGACGGTGTTCGCACCGCGCCTTTGCATCGAGTGCGATGCCTGCGTGGATATCTGCCCGATGGACTGCATCACCTTCACCGCCGACGGGGAGGAGGCGGAGGTGCGGGTGCGCCTGAGCGCCCCGGCCCGCAATCCCTCGCAGGACCTATACGTGGGGGCCGGGCTCAAGACCGGCAGGATCATGGCGAAGGACGAGGACGTGTGCCTGCATTGCGGCCTGTGCGCAGAGCGCTGCCCGACCGGCGCCTGGGACATGCAGAAGTTCCTGCTCGAGATGACGCATGCCGGGCCGGGCTGCCGGCAGGGCGGCGGCGCGCGCCGGCTGGCCGCATAG
- a CDS encoding cache domain-containing protein: MNRIASIFLAGLFAFLGAMPATAQEKKGTAAEATAMVDKAIAYIKKNGRDKAFAEFNNRKGQFTDRDLYVVVYDLKGKVLSHGANAKMIGRDVIDLRDNDGKYFVRERVEMMSKSPNAKGWQDYKFMNPVTNQIEPKSMFLQRYEDIMVGCGIYK, from the coding sequence ATGAATCGAATCGCTTCGATCTTCCTCGCCGGTCTTTTCGCCTTCCTTGGCGCGATGCCTGCCACCGCCCAGGAAAAGAAGGGCACAGCCGCCGAGGCCACCGCGATGGTGGACAAGGCAATCGCCTACATCAAGAAGAACGGCCGCGACAAGGCGTTCGCGGAATTCAACAACCGCAAGGGCCAGTTCACGGACCGCGACCTCTACGTGGTCGTCTACGACTTGAAAGGCAAGGTCCTCTCCCACGGCGCCAACGCCAAGATGATTGGCCGGGACGTGATCGACCTGCGCGACAACGACGGGAAGTACTTCGTGAGGGAACGCGTCGAGATGATGTCCAAGAGCCCCAACGCCAAGGGCTGGCAGGACTACAAGTTCATGAACCCGGTCACCAACCAGATCGAACCCAAGTCGATGTTCCTGCAGCGCTACGAGGACATCATGGTCGGTTGCGGCATCTACAAGTAG
- a CDS encoding MCP four helix bundle domain-containing protein: protein MILRNLKIGTRLAVGFGMFVVMMVVGAIGGTVLMTKGREDLTGVLQAAAAKENLAAEMKALALEQSAVMRNIGLHSDIKAMQGEEDRARALGKSYDEARERMGKLPLLASERAIIETLAKLDKEVDKPFLQALGLSTSFRNEEAAKVLMTDLDPIVQKTLSELNRLIEIQRKANLEAIDAAAAAGNRLALLVYVVSAFVVMVAAYIGLVIARSITGPLREAVEVARRVASGDLTSHIEPNGRDEPAALLVALRDMNEGLGRMVNQIRTGSEAIAAGAGQVAAGNQQLSSRTEQHASSLEETASTLEEFTTTVRQNAEHAKQASLLAGGASTTAEKGGQVVSKVVTTMQEVTESSKRISDIIGVIDGIAFQTNILALNAAVEAARAGEQGRGFAVVASEVRSLAQRSAASAKEIRGLIENSVGRVEAGARLVEQAGKTMDELVSSVRKVAEIMTEIASASHEQSSGIDQINKAITQMDTVVQMNASLVEEATAAATSMANQAAGLARVVSVFRVDEASVAEPKLASVGGVPRRARHATGGEGRTAIAPRREPSMPARDEEEEWKEF, encoded by the coding sequence ATGATCCTTCGAAACCTGAAAATCGGCACCCGCCTGGCAGTCGGCTTCGGCATGTTCGTCGTCATGATGGTGGTCGGCGCGATCGGCGGCACCGTTCTCATGACGAAAGGCCGGGAGGACCTCACGGGCGTGCTTCAGGCGGCGGCGGCCAAGGAGAACCTGGCCGCCGAGATGAAGGCGCTTGCCCTCGAGCAGTCCGCGGTCATGCGCAATATCGGCCTGCATTCCGACATCAAGGCGATGCAGGGCGAAGAGGACCGTGCCCGGGCGCTCGGCAAGTCCTATGACGAGGCTCGCGAGAGGATGGGGAAACTGCCGTTGCTCGCGTCGGAGCGGGCGATCATCGAGACACTCGCGAAGCTCGACAAGGAAGTCGACAAGCCCTTCCTCCAGGCGCTCGGCCTGTCGACCAGCTTTCGCAACGAGGAGGCGGCCAAGGTGCTGATGACCGACCTCGACCCGATCGTCCAGAAGACGCTTTCCGAGTTGAACCGCCTGATCGAGATCCAGCGCAAGGCGAACCTGGAAGCCATCGACGCTGCGGCCGCCGCCGGAAACCGGCTTGCCTTGCTCGTCTATGTCGTCTCCGCGTTCGTGGTGATGGTGGCGGCCTACATCGGTTTGGTCATCGCGCGAAGCATCACGGGCCCGTTGCGAGAAGCGGTGGAAGTGGCCCGCCGCGTCGCCTCCGGTGACCTGACGTCGCACATCGAGCCGAACGGCCGGGACGAGCCGGCGGCATTGCTCGTCGCCCTGCGCGACATGAACGAGGGACTCGGCCGGATGGTGAACCAGATTCGCACCGGGTCGGAAGCGATCGCCGCCGGCGCCGGGCAGGTGGCCGCGGGCAACCAGCAGCTTTCGAGCCGGACCGAGCAGCATGCCAGCTCGCTCGAGGAGACCGCCTCCACGCTGGAGGAATTCACCACCACCGTGCGGCAGAATGCCGAGCACGCGAAGCAGGCGAGCCTGCTGGCGGGCGGCGCCTCCACGACCGCGGAGAAGGGCGGGCAGGTGGTGAGCAAGGTGGTCACCACGATGCAGGAGGTCACCGAATCCTCCAAGCGCATCTCCGACATCATCGGCGTGATCGACGGGATTGCCTTCCAGACCAACATCCTGGCGCTCAATGCGGCGGTCGAGGCCGCGCGCGCGGGCGAGCAGGGCCGGGGCTTCGCCGTGGTTGCCTCCGAGGTGCGCAGCCTGGCACAGCGCTCGGCCGCCTCCGCCAAGGAGATCCGCGGGCTCATCGAGAACTCGGTGGGCCGGGTCGAGGCCGGGGCCAGGCTGGTCGAGCAGGCGGGCAAGACGATGGACGAGCTGGTCTCTTCCGTCCGGAAGGTCGCGGAGATCATGACCGAGATCGCCTCGGCGAGCCACGAGCAGAGTTCCGGGATCGACCAGATCAACAAGGCGATCACGCAGATGGACACCGTGGTGCAGATGAACGCCTCCCTTGTCGAGGAGGCCACCGCCGCGGCCACCAGCATGGCGAACCAGGCCGCCGGCCTGGCGAGGGTGGTGTCGGTGTTCCGCGTGGACGAGGCGAGTGTCGCCGAGCCGAAGCTGGCCTCGGTCGGCGGGGTGCCGAGGCGTGCGCGGCATGCCACGGGAGGAGAGGGGCGTACTGCGATCGCCCCGCGGCGCGAGCCCTCGATGCCGGCCCGGGACGAAGAAGAGGAGTGGAAGGAGTTTTGA
- a CDS encoding cytidylate kinase-like family protein yields MPMIAMTREMGSLGKDVAEGIAARSHKKVVYHEIIEPIANKMRLRKSHVERFLDGKAGIWERLTTDKTSLSIFTADETFRFLRDGSTGVIRGWGAVHLLKEVPHVIRVRVCAPLEIRIDRMMERLGTDDRETVANEINLSEEAHTAITKRHFAVNWRDPENYDIVLSTERLSVEECVDEIENMMARKRFQETQDSVRKVEGLSLAWSVRSALRRDSRTAGVSISITCDEGAVQLLGVVETQAEAAAAAQVAAGVEGVARVDNQLKATSDSRSRYRREG; encoded by the coding sequence ATGCCAATGATCGCCATGACGCGCGAGATGGGCTCCCTCGGCAAGGACGTCGCCGAAGGGATCGCTGCCCGGTCCCACAAGAAGGTGGTCTATCACGAGATCATCGAGCCGATCGCCAACAAGATGCGCCTGCGCAAGAGCCACGTGGAGCGCTTCCTGGACGGCAAGGCGGGCATCTGGGAGCGGCTCACCACCGACAAGACGAGCCTGTCCATATTCACGGCCGACGAGACCTTCCGCTTCCTTCGCGACGGCTCTACGGGCGTGATCCGCGGCTGGGGCGCGGTCCACCTGCTCAAGGAGGTCCCGCACGTTATCCGGGTGCGCGTGTGCGCGCCGCTCGAGATCCGCATCGATCGCATGATGGAGCGCCTGGGCACGGACGACCGCGAGACGGTCGCGAACGAGATCAACCTGTCCGAGGAAGCGCATACGGCGATCACGAAGCGTCATTTCGCGGTGAACTGGCGCGATCCCGAGAACTACGACATCGTCCTGAGCACGGAGCGGCTGAGCGTCGAGGAGTGCGTCGACGAGATCGAGAACATGATGGCCAGGAAGCGCTTCCAGGAGACGCAGGACTCCGTGCGCAAGGTGGAGGGGCTGTCCCTCGCCTGGAGCGTGAGGTCGGCGCTCCGGCGCGACTCCCGCACCGCCGGCGTGAGCATCTCCATCACTTGCGACGAAGGGGCGGTGCAACTGCTGGGCGTGGTGGAGACGCAGGCCGAGGCGGCCGCGGCTGCGCAGGTCGCGGCCGGGGTCGAGGGCGTGGCGCGCGTGGACAACCAGTTGAAGGCGACCTCCGATTCACGGTCGCGGTATCGGCGCGAGGGGTGA
- a CDS encoding FHA domain-containing protein: protein MGARIVISLEGAIVYEFALSKPVTVVGRHRDCDMVIKHPAVSGRHMLLRLVGTSVYAEDLGSTNGLVVNGILTENHVLHHLDAIEIGLHKLHFFDDALLSGKIGSLECTVLTDYERTVMSAHVAAERLAAPATPTAKQGWDDLAHAMVMERDPSLRAPKSRPAGVDAAPTACELTLRVVKGPHEGETLQLERAHTMIGHAGGDTALVVRRGQSLFIARLSGQQLPRLNGRDLGPGTHPLAPDDVIEVGGARFQVIQAARNPAVAPQG from the coding sequence GTGGGGGCGCGAATCGTCATCAGCCTTGAGGGGGCCATCGTTTACGAGTTCGCGCTTTCGAAGCCCGTGACTGTCGTCGGGCGTCATCGGGACTGTGACATGGTGATCAAGCATCCCGCCGTGTCCGGCCGCCACATGCTGCTGCGCCTCGTGGGCACCAGCGTCTACGCCGAGGATCTCGGGAGCACCAACGGCCTCGTCGTCAACGGGATCCTCACGGAGAACCACGTGCTCCATCACCTCGACGCGATCGAGATCGGGCTTCACAAGCTGCATTTCTTCGATGACGCCCTGCTCTCGGGGAAGATCGGGAGCCTCGAGTGCACGGTGCTGACCGACTACGAGCGGACCGTCATGTCCGCCCACGTCGCGGCGGAGAGGCTTGCGGCCCCGGCCACGCCGACCGCGAAGCAGGGATGGGACGATCTGGCGCATGCGATGGTGATGGAGCGTGATCCTTCGCTTCGCGCGCCGAAATCCCGGCCCGCCGGCGTCGATGCGGCGCCCACGGCCTGCGAGCTGACGTTGCGCGTGGTAAAAGGTCCGCACGAGGGAGAGACGCTGCAGCTCGAGCGGGCGCACACGATGATCGGCCATGCCGGCGGCGACACCGCGCTGGTGGTGCGCCGCGGGCAGTCCCTGTTCATCGCGCGGCTGTCGGGACAGCAGCTGCCGCGGCTCAACGGCCGGGACCTCGGCCCGGGCACGCATCCGCTCGCCCCCGACGACGTGATCGAAGTCGGGGGGGCGAGGTTCCAGGTGATTCAGGCAGCACGCAATCCGGCCGTAGCGCCGCAGGGGTGA
- a CDS encoding response regulator — translation MKTILAVDDSATMREMVAFVLESAGYRVIEAEDGARGLERAGTTSFDLVITDQNMPNMDGLTLVRSLRELREYKSVPILLLTTESSDSMKAQGRAAGATGWLVKPFDPATLLEVVRKVLR, via the coding sequence ATGAAGACAATTCTCGCCGTCGACGACTCCGCCACCATGCGCGAGATGGTCGCGTTCGTCCTTGAGTCCGCCGGATACCGCGTGATCGAGGCGGAAGACGGGGCGCGTGGGCTGGAGCGGGCCGGCACGACGTCGTTCGATCTCGTGATCACGGACCAGAATATGCCCAACATGGACGGCCTCACCCTGGTTCGCTCGCTGCGCGAGCTGCGCGAATACAAGAGCGTCCCGATCCTCCTGCTCACCACGGAATCCTCCGATTCGATGAAGGCACAGGGACGGGCGGCTGGCGCGACCGGGTGGCTCGTGAAGCCCTTCGACCCGGCAACGCTTCTCGAAGTCGTTCGCAAGGTTCTTCGATAA
- a CDS encoding chemotaxis protein CheA codes for MAIDLSRFIATFFDEAREHLEVIEERAMALGSGQQDPELLNSIFRAAHSIKGGSGTFGFTQLADATHEMETLFDGLRKGLGSADETTVRLLLDACDVFKAHLARLKARDRGADAAMDDMRQRLGNYRSGAQANKAPETPPASDPAPTEESFFGTVEESKDEPRPQGTAYGLFEEAPAAKPAEAEKYGLFESAVTGSEKNRRMGDQSSIRVSVEKIDRIVNLVGELVIAQAMMQQAVGSEAGREDEYLNHTLATLDRNTRDLQQTVMSIRMMPMEFVFSRFPRLVYDVSARLGKKVELHTQGHETELDKELIELLVDPLTHVVRNAIDHGIEPPEERRQAGKPETGTVGMRATHRGGSVIIEVSDDGRGLDRERIIAKARELAMPVDDAMSDQQIWALVFEAGFSTAREVTSVSGRGVGMDVVRRNITALGGSVSVSSIRGEGTTLTIQLPLTLAVLEGMIVSVGNEQYIVPLEFVSEAFKPGPGDIQSIVNQPSLVAVRGEHLPIVRLEEVVELPASEDARPEPICLVVEVDDRRTALLVDSLIGQQQLVVKSLETNLHGVSGVTGATILGDGRVALILDVSTITRTLATRAVPRRAA; via the coding sequence ATGGCAATCGATCTCAGCCGTTTCATCGCGACGTTCTTCGACGAGGCCAGGGAGCATCTGGAGGTGATCGAGGAGCGGGCGATGGCCCTGGGCTCGGGCCAGCAGGACCCGGAACTGCTCAACTCGATATTTCGCGCCGCCCACTCGATCAAGGGCGGAAGCGGGACGTTCGGGTTCACGCAGCTCGCGGACGCGACGCACGAGATGGAGACGCTTTTCGACGGCCTGCGCAAGGGTCTGGGCAGCGCCGACGAAACCACCGTTCGACTGCTGCTGGACGCCTGCGACGTATTCAAGGCCCACCTCGCGCGCCTGAAGGCGCGTGACCGCGGTGCCGATGCGGCCATGGACGACATGCGTCAACGGCTCGGGAACTATCGAAGCGGCGCGCAGGCGAATAAGGCGCCCGAAACGCCTCCGGCGTCGGACCCGGCCCCGACGGAGGAGTCCTTCTTCGGAACCGTGGAGGAATCGAAGGACGAACCCAGGCCGCAGGGCACGGCCTACGGCCTGTTCGAGGAAGCGCCGGCCGCCAAGCCGGCGGAGGCGGAAAAGTACGGACTGTTCGAGTCCGCGGTGACAGGCTCGGAGAAGAACCGGCGCATGGGCGACCAGTCCTCGATACGCGTAAGCGTGGAGAAGATCGACCGCATCGTGAACCTGGTCGGCGAGCTCGTGATCGCGCAGGCCATGATGCAGCAGGCGGTGGGCTCCGAGGCCGGACGCGAGGACGAGTACCTCAACCATACCCTCGCCACGCTCGACCGCAACACGCGCGACCTGCAGCAGACGGTGATGTCGATCCGCATGATGCCCATGGAGTTCGTCTTCAGCCGCTTCCCGCGGCTCGTCTACGACGTTTCCGCACGGCTCGGGAAAAAGGTGGAATTGCACACCCAGGGGCACGAGACGGAGCTTGACAAGGAGCTGATCGAACTCCTCGTCGACCCGCTCACCCACGTGGTGCGAAACGCCATCGACCACGGCATCGAGCCGCCCGAGGAGCGGCGCCAGGCGGGCAAGCCCGAGACGGGGACCGTCGGGATGCGCGCCACGCACCGCGGCGGCAGCGTCATCATCGAGGTCTCGGACGACGGCCGCGGGCTCGACCGCGAGCGAATCATCGCCAAGGCGCGCGAGCTGGCAATGCCGGTCGACGACGCCATGAGCGACCAGCAGATCTGGGCCCTGGTCTTCGAGGCCGGGTTCTCGACCGCGCGGGAGGTGACCAGCGTCTCCGGCCGCGGCGTGGGGATGGATGTGGTCCGGCGAAACATCACGGCGCTCGGCGGAAGCGTGTCCGTCTCCTCGATACGCGGCGAAGGGACGACGCTCACCATCCAGTTGCCGCTCACGCTGGCGGTGCTCGAGGGCATGATCGTGAGCGTCGGCAACGAGCAGTACATCGTGCCGCTCGAGTTCGTCTCGGAAGCGTTCAAGCCCGGGCCGGGCGACATTCAGAGCATCGTGAACCAGCCTTCGTTGGTGGCGGTGCGCGGGGAGCACCTGCCGATCGTGAGGCTCGAGGAGGTGGTGGAGCTGCCCGCGAGCGAGGATGCCAGGCCGGAGCCCATCTGCCTGGTCGTCGAAGTCGACGACCGGCGCACCGCGCTGCTGGTCGACAGCCTGATCGGGCAGCAGCAGCTTGTGGTGAAGTCGCTGGAGACGAACCTGCACGGGGTCTCCGGCGTGACCGGGGCGACGATACTCGGCGACGGGCGGGTCGCCCTGATCCTGGACGTGAGCACGATCACGCGCACGCTGGCCACGCGCGCCGTGCCCCGGAGGGCGGCGTGA
- a CDS encoding chemotaxis protein CheR, with the protein MSAAAEPRRGGAGPAGREFPFTVEHFRQISDRICEFSGIRLPETKREMVYARLARRLRTLGIGSFDDYVRFLELEPAEWEHCTNALTTNVTAFYREEHHFTILAEHARATARAGERFRVWSAGCSTGEEPYTIAMCLTDTFGAADFHVLASDLDTQVLASAREGVYPLQAVLRLPEPRQKRFFLKGTGRHEGKARVRREIASHVDFLRVNLMDAQWPVQGGLDAIFCRNVMIYFDKPTQRRLIERFAALLKPSGLFFAGHAESLLDQGRVFRLRGQTVYQRADAPGAA; encoded by the coding sequence GTGAGCGCAGCCGCCGAGCCGCGTCGGGGAGGCGCCGGTCCCGCGGGACGCGAGTTCCCGTTCACCGTCGAGCACTTTCGCCAGATCAGCGACCGTATCTGCGAGTTCTCCGGGATACGCCTGCCCGAGACCAAGCGCGAGATGGTCTATGCGCGGCTTGCGCGCCGCCTGCGCACGCTGGGAATCGGGTCGTTCGACGACTACGTGCGCTTCCTCGAGCTGGAGCCTGCGGAGTGGGAGCACTGCACGAACGCCCTGACCACCAACGTGACCGCGTTCTATCGCGAGGAACATCATTTCACGATCCTGGCGGAGCACGCCCGCGCCACGGCGCGGGCAGGCGAGCGCTTCCGCGTCTGGAGTGCGGGCTGTTCCACCGGCGAGGAGCCGTACACGATCGCCATGTGCCTCACCGACACTTTCGGCGCGGCCGACTTTCACGTGCTCGCCTCCGATCTCGACACCCAGGTCCTCGCTTCTGCGCGCGAGGGCGTCTACCCGCTGCAGGCGGTCCTGCGCCTTCCGGAGCCGAGGCAGAAGCGATTCTTCCTCAAGGGCACGGGCCGCCACGAGGGAAAGGCGCGAGTGCGGCGCGAGATCGCCTCGCACGTCGACTTCCTTCGCGTGAACCTCATGGATGCGCAATGGCCGGTCCAGGGCGGGCTCGATGCCATCTTCTGCAGGAACGTGATGATCTACTTCGACAAGCCGACGCAGCGGCGCCTGATCGAGCGCTTCGCCGCTCTCCTCAAGCCGTCGGGCCTGTTCTTCGCCGGTCACGCGGAAAGCCTGCTCGATCAGGGGCGGGTTTTCCGTCTCCGGGGGCAGACCGTCTACCAGCGCGCCGACGCGCCCGGGGCCGCGTGA
- the cheD gene encoding chemoreceptor glutamine deamidase CheD, producing the protein MRDDDPPREERSNRYFDPHFKIDTAKILPGEYYATDRDMALVTVLGSCVSACLRDREAGIGGMNHFMLPDEGKLAGSHGNISAGGRYGVHAMELLINQILKLGGRRDRLEAKVFGGGNVLQGFMLSNVGQQNAEFIVEYLNLERIPIVARDLLEDCPRKIYYFPRSGKVMVKRLRKVNNDTIVLRERDYGARLFHAPLEGGAELFK; encoded by the coding sequence ATGCGCGACGACGACCCGCCCCGCGAAGAGCGCTCGAACCGCTATTTCGATCCGCACTTCAAGATCGACACGGCGAAGATCCTGCCCGGCGAGTACTACGCCACGGACCGGGACATGGCGCTCGTCACCGTGCTGGGCTCCTGCGTGTCGGCCTGCCTGCGCGACCGGGAGGCCGGCATCGGCGGGATGAACCATTTCATGCTCCCGGACGAAGGCAAGCTCGCCGGCTCCCACGGCAACATCAGCGCCGGTGGCCGGTACGGCGTGCATGCGATGGAACTGCTGATCAACCAGATACTCAAGCTGGGCGGCCGGCGCGACCGGCTCGAGGCGAAGGTGTTCGGGGGCGGCAACGTGCTGCAGGGCTTCATGCTCTCGAACGTGGGACAGCAGAACGCGGAGTTCATCGTCGAGTACCTTAACCTCGAGCGCATTCCCATCGTCGCCCGCGACCTGCTGGAGGATTGCCCGCGCAAGATCTACTATTTCCCCCGTAGCGGGAAGGTGATGGTCAAGCGGCTGCGCAAGGTGAACAACGACACGATCGTACTGCGCGAGCGCGACTACGGCGCCCGCCTCTTCCATGCGCCCCTCGAGGGCGGAGCGGAGCTGTTCAAATGA
- a CDS encoding chemotaxis response regulator protein-glutamate methylesterase — MSRIRVLIVDDSRMIRDVLTDILREQPDIEVVGAAADAYEARDMIRDLKPDVITLDVEMPKMNGLEFLDRLMRARPTPVVMISSFTERGSEITFRALELGAVEFVTKPKLNEMPPDDYGRMIAEKIRAAKSARLKVPRRAEAPGEKPAPAPAAVVKRPVPKGVKTSERLIAVGASTGGTEAIRDFLIGMPVDCPGIAIVQHMPENFTRMFAERLNGLCEITVKEAEHNDPILPGHAYIAPGGRHLWVKREGTQLLAKLSTEPPMNLHRPSVDFLFLSAAKFLGPDVVGVIMTGMGRDGAEGMLEMKKAGAWNIAQDEATSVIFGMPREAIELDAVHEVAPLYRLRERALARSAPGARREAAR; from the coding sequence ATGAGCCGGATCCGGGTCCTCATCGTCGACGATTCGCGGATGATCCGCGACGTGCTTACCGACATCCTTCGCGAGCAGCCCGACATCGAAGTCGTGGGCGCCGCGGCCGACGCCTACGAGGCCCGTGACATGATCCGCGACCTCAAGCCCGACGTGATCACGCTGGACGTCGAGATGCCCAAGATGAACGGGCTGGAATTCCTCGACCGCCTGATGCGCGCCCGGCCGACGCCGGTCGTGATGATCTCGTCGTTCACGGAACGGGGCTCCGAGATCACGTTCCGGGCCCTCGAGCTGGGCGCCGTGGAGTTCGTGACCAAGCCGAAGCTGAATGAAATGCCGCCCGACGACTACGGGCGGATGATCGCCGAGAAGATCCGCGCGGCCAAGAGCGCGCGGCTCAAGGTGCCCAGGCGCGCGGAGGCGCCCGGCGAAAAGCCCGCCCCCGCGCCCGCGGCAGTGGTCAAGCGTCCCGTGCCTAAGGGCGTCAAGACCTCGGAACGGCTCATCGCGGTGGGCGCATCGACAGGGGGCACGGAGGCGATCCGCGATTTCCTGATCGGCATGCCGGTCGACTGCCCGGGCATCGCGATCGTCCAGCACATGCCGGAGAACTTCACCCGCATGTTCGCCGAGCGGCTCAACGGGCTCTGCGAGATCACGGTGAAGGAGGCCGAGCACAACGATCCCATCCTCCCGGGCCATGCCTATATCGCCCCCGGCGGGCGTCACCTCTGGGTGAAGCGCGAGGGCACGCAGCTCCTGGCCAAGCTCTCCACCGAACCGCCGATGAACCTGCACCGCCCCTCGGTGGACTTTCTCTTCCTGTCGGCCGCGAAATTCCTCGGGCCTGACGTGGTCGGCGTGATCATGACCGGGATGGGCCGGGACGGCGCCGAGGGCATGCTCGAGATGAAGAAGGCGGGTGCCTGGAACATCGCCCAGGACGAGGCGACCTCCGTCATCTTCGGCATGCCGCGCGAGGCGATCGAGCTCGATGCGGTGCATGAGGTGGCGCCGCTCTACCGCCTGCGCGAGCGCGCTCTCGCGCGCAGCGCCCCCGGCGCCAGGCGGGAGGCCGCGCGATGA